The DNA region TGACCTCTTGCGCGGTCTCCTTCTCGGGATCGAAGTGGTGGGCAAAGCGTGGGACCGACCACAAGTCCACCTCCTCGATTCCAAGCTCTGCAATCAGAGGCAAAACCTCTCTTCTCCGCCTCTTGCCGTACATAAGTGTGGCTACCGCAACTGGCTGCCTTGAGAGGAGATGACTCTTGAGACGTGTGTTGGTGCTTCTACCTAACTGGGGCGGAAGCCGCCTGGGGTTCACGCTCCGGCCGGTTAGCATCGATCTCATCGCCGCGTCTATCACCCTATGGGCATCGATGGCGCTTGCGATGTCAGCTGCATGCCGCTGTTGCTCACCGCGAATCACCTTGGCTAACTCCTCGTACAGGGCTTGCGTCATATAGGCATCCTGATCGAACGCCCTTGCTTGTACCTCCTCGATACTACCATCCAGGAACTGCGCACGAGCGCTGTGGCCGTGGACAAACCTCGCCCAACCGCGTGACCCTAGGACGTCGAGCTTGTACTCCAGCCAGAAGGTGCCTGCTTGCTCGGGTACATCCGGTGCATGTGCTCCTAGATGGAGCATAGCTCTGATGTTCCCAGGATAGGTCAGCTCCATGATGGTATCCTCAGGCTCCGAATGGGCTGGGCACCACTGGTTCCTCTCCGGATCTAGGCTTATGGGGCCCTCGCAGAATGCCCTGATCTCGAGAGGTATCGCACCTAGCATCCAGTTGAGCATGTGTATGAAGTGCGTGCCTTGGGCGGATATACCCCCCTTGGTAGTGCCCACAAGTGTGTGCAGGGTGCCCAAGCTTCCTTCCCGTATCCATCTGGCCACGGCAGCTATCTCATCTGCCCAAAGGGTCTCGTGACACACGGTCATGAAGGTACCTGTTTGCCTTGCGGCCTGCTGGATCTCCAGAGCCTCCTGCAGGGTATTAGCCAGGGGCTTCTCTACCAGCAAGGATTGCGGAGCATGCTGCAATATCTCCCTTATGATGCCTAGGCGCAGCGTCGGTGGCGTGATGCAGGAGATGTGCTCGGGTCCTTCGCGCTCGATAGCTTGGTGCAGTGACGTGT from Thermobaculum terrenum ATCC BAA-798 includes:
- a CDS encoding Gfo/Idh/MocA family oxidoreductase; its protein translation is MQPVRSLLIGCGARGQAHARALVQSDNFDLVAVCDVDIQKARSTAQTYGIPRYYTSLHQAIEREGPEHISCITPPTLRLGIIREILQHAPQSLLVEKPLANTLQEALEIQQAARQTGTFMTVCHETLWADEIAAVARWIREGSLGTLHTLVGTTKGGISAQGTHFIHMLNWMLGAIPLEIRAFCEGPISLDPERNQWCPAHSEPEDTIMELTYPGNIRAMLHLGAHAPDVPEQAGTFWLEYKLDVLGSRGWARFVHGHSARAQFLDGSIEEVQARAFDQDAYMTQALYEELAKVIRGEQQRHAADIASAIDAHRVIDAAMRSMLTGRSVNPRRLPPQLGRSTNTRLKSHLLSRQPVAVATLMYGKRRRREVLPLIAELGIEEVDLWSVPRFAHHFDPEKETAQEVKGELEAHGLKATVVSVFDSEPVEAKLRFAAEIGARYVVMGGRTPKRPSTWQQEKLQAWLDLAHDLGLKLAFENHLDTLETVDEMAALLDALQHPAARICLAPTHLYVAGELCEQALIRLGEAIGVVYMWDMEVGATRETVEEIWWHRAESQIPGGGGAVDFRQLMDMACRYCPEAAWVLVYHGTEDWDDARIQQSIARSLRYLESQRPCNT